A stretch of Desulfovibrio sp. UIB00 DNA encodes these proteins:
- a CDS encoding YibE/F family protein, producing the protein MAQQGEENKLSGSTADVTGADQAHPQIQAQSMAPMLTRAAAGHMPLRSTRRDALLCVVLGLACLALYLLPTGFENRLPDNAVRCRAMVLSVDNERVHQYGIVRMGTQYVTMRAIDGPYAGQTWQAGNDLVGKMELDKVFAPGDTALMVLTLRDGKVADVVAQDHYRLHTQAVAFGIFALLLLAFAGATGLKALLSFVFSALMIWKALVPALLRDVDPILLGLGVTTAITAATILLVGGMNRRGLAAWLGSLLGIGATCALALAFAGPFQLHGAVRPYAETVLYSGYPHLNMTRIFLASIFMASSGALMDLAMDVAASMAELAAQNPGISRRAALASGLRVGRAVVGTMTTTLLLAYSGGYIATLMLFMAQGIPLENALNLPFVSAEIMNTLVGSIGLVTVAPFTALTGTWLLIRPGHANSASAEA; encoded by the coding sequence ATGGCGCAGCAGGGTGAAGAAAACAAACTGTCGGGCAGCACTGCGGATGTAACCGGGGCAGATCAGGCGCATCCGCAAATACAGGCTCAATCAATGGCTCCGATGCTGACCAGGGCCGCCGCAGGGCATATGCCCTTGCGTTCCACCCGGCGCGATGCCCTGCTGTGCGTGGTGCTGGGGCTGGCCTGCCTTGCGCTGTATCTGCTGCCCACGGGTTTTGAAAACCGTCTGCCGGATAATGCGGTGCGCTGTCGTGCAATGGTGCTGAGCGTGGATAATGAGCGGGTGCACCAGTACGGCATTGTACGCATGGGTACGCAATATGTGACCATGCGCGCCATTGATGGCCCCTACGCAGGACAGACATGGCAGGCGGGCAACGATCTGGTGGGCAAGATGGAGCTGGATAAAGTATTCGCCCCCGGCGACACAGCCCTGATGGTGCTTACCCTGCGGGATGGCAAGGTGGCTGATGTCGTGGCGCAGGATCACTATCGGCTGCACACGCAGGCAGTGGCCTTTGGCATCTTTGCCCTGTTGCTGCTGGCCTTTGCCGGGGCCACAGGTCTCAAGGCGCTGCTCTCCTTTGTATTTTCTGCCCTGATGATATGGAAGGCGCTGGTTCCGGCCCTGCTGCGCGACGTGGATCCCATCCTGCTAGGACTGGGCGTTACCACGGCCATAACAGCCGCAACCATCCTGCTTGTGGGCGGCATGAACCGGCGCGGGCTGGCTGCCTGGCTCGGCTCCCTGCTGGGCATTGGCGCGACCTGTGCGCTTGCGCTGGCTTTTGCAGGGCCGTTCCAGCTGCACGGGGCCGTGCGCCCCTATGCGGAAACCGTGCTCTATTCCGGCTATCCGCATCTGAACATGACGCGCATCTTTCTTGCCAGCATATTCATGGCTTCTTCCGGCGCGCTGATGGATCTCGCCATGGATGTGGCTGCCAGCATGGCCGAGTTGGCGGCGCAGAACCCCGGCATTTCCCGCCGTGCGGCGCTGGCCTCGGGCCTGCGGGTGGGCCGCGCCGTTGTGGGCACTATGACCACAACCTTGCTGCTGGCCTACTCCGGCGGTTATATCGCCACCTTGATGCTGTTCATGGCACAGGGCATCCCGCTGGAAAACGCCCTCAATCTGCCCTTTGTTTCCGCTGAAATCATGAACACACTGGTTGGCAGTATCGGGCTTGTGACGGTTGCGCCCTTTACCGCGCTCACAGGCACATGGCTGCTCATACGGCCCGGGCATGCAAACAGCGCCAGCGCAGAGGCGTGA